Sequence from the Romeriopsis navalis LEGE 11480 genome:
AAGGGATTAATCGCCAGAAAGTCAGCTTGACGATGCTCCCCCGCTTCCATATCCAGTCGAATAAACTCATAGGGAATCTGGGCTTCTTCGAGATACCAATGCACGATCGAAGCACGACTGAACCGACCACCGTAGAGTTTAATCATGAATTCTTGGAATAATACAGCAGTACCGATTATACCAGTTGGTTTAACTAATCAGTGGCAGTCAGTCAATGGTGTTAACAACGGGAAAAAGTGACCGACGGGGCCTTGCCCACCCCCTAAATTCAGCGCATATTGCAACGCTTCAGTTAAATAGTCTTTGGCATTGGCAGTCGCCGTTAGCGGTGGATAGCCCAAGGCCAGATTCGCCGCGATCGCCGCTGACAACGTACAGCCCGTGCCATGGGTATTGGGGGTATCGATCGTTTGAGTTCGCAGGGTCTCCAAGCGAGTCCCGTCAAACCAAACATCTACACCCCGCAATTCACCCGTCATGCCGCCCCCTTTGACGAGGACGGCCTTGGGGCCTAATGCGTATATCTTTTTTGCCGCTTGCTGCATATGCGCTAACGATTCAATCGCCAAACCACTGAGCAATTGGGCTTCATAGCGATTGGGGGTAACGATCGATGCTTGGGGGATAAGTCGATCTCGCAGCATTGCTACTGCATCATCATCAATCAGTTGCGCGCCAGCCCGGGAAACCATGACTGGGTCAACCACTAAATTTTGGATCGGGCGACGAGTAAGGTGGTCAGCTACTGCCGCAATAATTTCGCAGTTCAGTAACATCCCGGTCTTGGCCGCCTGAATGCCAATATCATCAATCACCGTTTGGATTTGAGCCGTCACTGCGTCGGGGGACAACGCATCAACGCGCGTTACACCCAGCGTATTTTGCGCTGTAATGCAGGTCAACGCAGTCGTACCATGCACACGATGGAAAGCAAATGTCTTGAGATCAGCTTGAATACCGGCACCGCCGCCGCTGTCAGAACCAGCTATGGTCATCGCAACGGGGACTTGAAACTTTGGAACGGAAGAAGCAGCCACGATAGGAAAAAACGACGTCAAAATTACATCAATTAATCGTAATCGCTAATCGCACTGGCTTATAGAAATACTTAAAATGGTGGCAGACCCTAACAATCGGGAATCTTGGAGAACTGGGAAATGCATTAACCCAGATTGTCCAACGGTAGATCATCACTGGCTTGAGACAACTTGTCAGTTCCAGGAATTGCAGGCGGATAGCGTTCTAAAACAATAGACAACGAAAGTTGCGTTCTTAGGAGGCATAACGCTCTTCTTGAACTTCCATCGTGCGCGTGCGGTAAATCTCTTCACCCACAAAGCAAATCGACAGTGACTGGGCACCCACAACCACCTTGGCAGCATTGATCAACTGAGGCAAGTCGCTCATCAGTTCATCCACCACCCAGGGCTCAGGACAGTGCACAACGAGACGATCGCGGCGCGTCATTTGCAGACGGCACAAACCCAATGGCTTGATAAATACCTTACGTAAACGGTCGAGGCGACCCTTGCGTAATGTTTGTAGATCTTCGAGTGTTAATTGCAATGACATTTTCAGAAACAGAATGACTAAATGGCCTTGACGTTATTCAACCGAATTTCACTCGAAAACTGCACTGTACATTCCGGGATTTTCAGTGAAGGTTTCGCAAACATCTCCGTACTACTACGGATTTACTCCTTCAGTAATTTTCGGTAGAGGAGATATATGCGCTGTCCCACAGGCGGTTGATGCTTTCCTTAGCTACAGAGACAGCCATCCTTTTTCCTGAAAAAGTTCGCTTGGGCAGTACAAAATCGGAAAAAATTACAGCGGAATTACGATTTTCAACGATCACTAGGGGTGGTGATCCACCAAAAAATCGCCCTACATCTAGTTAATTCAACTGAGGAAAGCGCCGATCGAGTCACAGAATGCTGGACTAAATTGCCCGACTCGAACATCACGGCTGATCGTGGATCAGGCGACACCATAGACATTTGCGGAATTTCGATAGAATAAGCAGCAACGCTTATCCGCTCAAATAAGAGCCTCCGTATTCCTATGACACTGCAATTTACTGTTCCCGATATGGCCTGTGGGGCCTGCGCTAGCACGATCGAGCAAGCGGTGAAGGCAATCGACCCTGGGGCAGAGTTTGAGGCCGATACCACCCGTAAAATTGTGAAGATTTCGACTATGACTCCCGCAGCGCAAATGCAGCAAGCCATCCAAAAAGCGGGCTACAACCCGCAATAGGAGCAATTGCATGAATCTTTACTCAAAACTGATTTTTCCACGGCTGATGGACATCACAATGTCCGGAGAAAGCATGTCGGCCCATCGGCGATCGTTACTCGCCGATGTTAGCGGCGACATTCTAGAAATTGGTTTTGGCACCGGCTTAAATCTGCCGCACTATCCCGACAGTGTGAAACATCTGACCACCGTTGATATCAACCCTGGAATGAGTCAAATCGCCGCCAAACGAGCGGCACAGTCCGGCCGGCGTATCACGCAGCACGTCCTGAGTGGTGAACAACTGCCCATGCCCAATCAAAGTTTTGATTGCGTTGTCAGTACTTGGACCTTATGCAGTATCCCCGACGTTGAACAAGCCATTCGCGAGGTGCATCGAGTACTGAAACCCCAGGGCAAGTTTTTTCTGATCGAACATGGCTTAAGTGACCAGCCCAAGGTGCAGACCTGGCAAGCCCGAATTAACCCCATGCAAAAAGTGTTTGGGGACGGCTGCCACCTCGATCGCGACATGCAGCAACTCGTCAGCCAAGTTTTTCCAGCGGTTGAGTTAGAACAATTCCCAGAACCCAGCCTGCCCCAGTTCATCGGCTACTTCTACAAAGGGATTGCCACGAAAGCGGCGTAACGTGAAACCGTTGGAAAGCGCCAAAGTGAAGTGTATAGCGCGTTACACAATTTTGCGGAGCGCCGCCATCACATCGGCCACATTACTCAG
This genomic interval carries:
- a CDS encoding heavy-metal-associated domain-containing protein, producing the protein MTLQFTVPDMACGACASTIEQAVKAIDPGAEFEADTTRKIVKISTMTPAAQMQQAIQKAGYNPQ
- the thiD gene encoding bifunctional hydroxymethylpyrimidine kinase/phosphomethylpyrimidine kinase → MTIAGSDSGGGAGIQADLKTFAFHRVHGTTALTCITAQNTLGVTRVDALSPDAVTAQIQTVIDDIGIQAAKTGMLLNCEIIAAVADHLTRRPIQNLVVDPVMVSRAGAQLIDDDAVAMLRDRLIPQASIVTPNRYEAQLLSGLAIESLAHMQQAAKKIYALGPKAVLVKGGGMTGELRGVDVWFDGTRLETLRTQTIDTPNTHGTGCTLSAAIAANLALGYPPLTATANAKDYLTEALQYALNLGGGQGPVGHFFPLLTPLTDCH
- a CDS encoding class I SAM-dependent methyltransferase encodes the protein MNLYSKLIFPRLMDITMSGESMSAHRRSLLADVSGDILEIGFGTGLNLPHYPDSVKHLTTVDINPGMSQIAAKRAAQSGRRITQHVLSGEQLPMPNQSFDCVVSTWTLCSIPDVEQAIREVHRVLKPQGKFFLIEHGLSDQPKVQTWQARINPMQKVFGDGCHLDRDMQQLVSQVFPAVELEQFPEPSLPQFIGYFYKGIATKAA